The following proteins are encoded in a genomic region of Cryptomeria japonica chromosome 11, Sugi_1.0, whole genome shotgun sequence:
- the LOC131860361 gene encoding uncharacterized protein LOC131860361 produces the protein MSLMFLCGKIENHLTELLNEAAQSKSLKKNLYTHWDWKIKLALPNLLIPLLFGLGTPMDQVNPRVGVKWDTLELGWSKVNFDGASAGNLGQSGIGCILRDFDGICIKEISEKIGVATNNEVEFRVALRGL, from the coding sequence ATGAGCTTAATGTTtctttgtgggaaaattgagaaccacctgactGAGCTCTTGAATGAGGCTGCTCAATCTAAATCATTAAAGAAGAATTTGTACACACACTGGGATTGGAAGATTAAGCTAGCTCTTCCAAATCTACTCATTCCATTGCTCTTTGGCTTGGGAACCCCGATGGATCAGGTcaatccaagagtgggggtgaAATGGGATACGCTAGAGTTAgggtggagcaaggtaaacttCGATGGTGCTTCTGCAGGAAATCTGggtcaaagtggtattggttgTATTTTGAGGGATTTTGATGGTAtctgtataaaagaaatctctgaaaagattggaGTTGCTACTAACAATGAAGTTGAATTCAGAGTAGCTTTAAGAGGCCTTTAG